The DNA segment CCAGTATACGGACAAGTCTAAATGAGGGGCGTGTTTCAGTAACAACCTCACAACGTTCGTGTTTCCTTCAAAAATAGCGTTGTTTATGTCTTTGAAAATCAGCTCGTCCTGGATCAAACGTGACGAAAGGAACATCTGTATCAAGGTCGCCCTGTTATATTTCACCGCCGATAGGAAAGGAGTTTTATCCATTTTATTCGACAAATCGATTCTCGCTCCGTTTTTGAATAGGAACACCGAGATCTCGTTGCTGTCCCTTTCGATGGCCAAATGAATTGGCGTGTTACCTGCGTTATCTTGATCGTCGATGTGGGCTCCTGCGTTTAACAGACACTTCACCATTTGGAGGCTATTAGCGATGACTGCTTCATGCAGAGGGGTGAACCCACGGTCCTTAGTTTTAGCGTGTATGTCGACCCCAAACCTTATCAGTAGGTCCAGGATGTTCCTCCCGTTTCTGACAGCTATGTGGAGGCAGTTGGCGCCTTTGGACGTGGTGGCGTTTATCTGAGAACCCTTCCTGATCAATTTAATCATTATGTTTTCATTTCCAGACTCCGCGGCCATGTGTAAAGGAAGCCATTGCCTAATAGAAGTCTCGGCATGAATCGATACACCGTGCTCGATCAACAGATCCACGACAGCTTCGTGGCCATGCTTACAAGCGAAGTGAAGCGGTGTCATACCTTCTAGATTTCTACAATCTAAATCAGCGCCCTTCATAATCAACAGCCTCACAATTTCTACGTCTCCATTCATAGAAGCACCGTGCAACGGTGTCGTTCCGTGTATATTCGATCTATTCACTTCTATGCCATCCTGTTGCATCAACAAATCCACGATTTCCAAATGCCTACCCTCGACAGCGTACAAAAGGGGCGTTAAACCGTCCTTAGTTGTAACGTTGACGTCCGCTCCGTTCTCCAGGAATATTCTGAGTATTCCGATATATCCGTGCTTGGCCAAATAATTTATGGGCGCGAAATTATTTGCGTAATCCCTTACATTAACGTCAGCTCCGTTCTGTATAAGTACCTTGACGATTTCTTCTCTGCCCGTCTCGCAAGCCCATTCCAGTGCGCAATTGCCGTTCATGTTTGAGGAATTCACGTCTGCGCCTGCTCGTATCAGAGCCTTAACAGTTTCAAGATGGCCGTTTAAGGCGGCTCGCTGGACGGGTGTGACACCAACGTCGTTTTTAGCGTCAACCTTCACGTTTTTCGACAGCAGATAGTTCACAATTTCGACCAAACCTTCTTCTGCGGCGATGTATAGAGTTGTGAAACCACCGAAAGCCTCGTCTAATTTGTAGAAGAGGTCTTTATTGAAGAAGAACTGGACGGCGGAAGGTTTACCGCTAAGCGCCGCGTACTGCAAAGGTGTTAAATGCAAGTAATCCTTCTTGGTGAAATCGGCACCGTGGTTCCACAGACTGTTCAAAATGTGCTCATTACCGGAGAAGGCTGCCAGATGAGCTGGGGTTCTCTGGAAAGAATCAATCTCATTGATGTCAGTGTCAAAATTTTTGAGCAGAAACTCTACAACTTCCAGGTTCGTTTTCGTGACCGCTATGTGAAGAGGGCTCTGGTTTTCcaaattcttcattttaaaaGTGGACAGACCCTCCTTCAAAAGAAACTTCGTCAGTTTGATCGTTTTAGGTCTTCTCATTGCGAAGTGAAGACATGTGGACAAATCCGTGTCCCTAGATCTGATATCTGCGCCTTCCTTGATGCATTCTGAGAAAGCGTCGAAATTATTTTCCTTCAAGGCGACGAACATGTTGTGTTTCCTATTTAAAATATCAACAGTTGTCGCGTAAGAGTTCTTCATTCTAGATAAGTTGAAATACTGAACTTCAGTCAAGTTTAAATCGTCAGATTTTCCTTCAACTTCTAATAGTTTTTCAACGAAGAGGAATATAGCTGAGGTTGAATCCAGAAGGACTTCCACGATGACATTATTATGTGCCAAGTGATTTCTCAGATCAACACCAGTAAGGGATGGATAATTATCGTTCAAAAAATACTTCGCTTTGAAATGATCATATTTCAACATCGGAATCAAATCTAAAAGAAATATTTCCACAACAGCTTGAAGCTTTTTATTACTCTTGAACTGGGTGTAAGTGACTCCGTCAAAGATTTCCCTCAACTGATTGAATTTCTCCTGTTTCTTCATCTTTGTCACCTCCTCAGAATTCTCGGAATTGAATGTCTCCACTTCCATATcccttttctttatttttctcccgaaCTTCTCAGTCCACTGGATGCTGTTAACTTCGAATTTTATaatgtatattattttataaaagAGCTCCCACACCTCATCTTCTTGAGATTCAGATGACAAGCTGTGGATTGAAATTATCATTTCAGCTGTTTCACACAATTTGAAGGATTCTATTTGCGGTGATAAAGTTTTCAGATTGTGCTTTAGACTATATTTCATCGAACTTATGTAGCTTGATTTATTGTGTGAACTTCCAATCATCATATAGAATTTTTCATACAAACTATGGAAAAGCAGCAAAGCTGAACCATAATCTGTAGGTGCCCCTATCTGAACATTTTTGAAAGATTGATCGATAGCTTCGAAAAGTATTTCGCTATAGACGCATTTACCTTTAATTTTGCAACGATACTGGTCTATGAGATCTTTTAACCTAGTGATATCGTTGTTCTTCAGCTCAGATAGGTCTTCTCTGAGCACCTTACCAGTTCCGAAATTTTTCATCACCGAAGCCACTTCTTTCATGACTTTCTCATCATTTGTGTTCAAAAATTTATCACCAAGTTCTATGACAACTTTCATTTTGTACTTTGACAAAATGTAACCAATCTGTCCCCCAAGTTTTTCAATATCGTTTTTGATCCCACTAAAAAAGTTGGATTCAATGTTCTCAAATAATTCTACATGTTTTGAAAGACACCGATGGGCCAAGGTGTTTCTCAACTTGATGACCAAGTTTCTGGTACTCTGGCTGAAGAAGGTGAATAGATAATTTATAATAGTCTGGGTCAATTTAGGAGACTTCAGGGTATTCTTCAAATGTTCGCCTATTACCTGTAAAGctctcatcaaaataaatatacCATTCTTTTCTCCCAATCCAATAGACCTGACAAGTTCCACGTAATTCAGCATAATGTTGAGCGAATGAATGTCTCTTATTCTTTCATGATCATCATAAAGAGACTTGAACTCAGGATATTTATCGATTATATCCTCGACAACTTCATCCCGTTTCAAATTTGGGAGTCTCGAGAGTTCCTGTGGTCTCATAATCAACACATAATTCAGTAAATTTTCGAGATGTTTACCAAAGCTTTCCAAATACGTAATTAAATTGCTTTTACTAAGAATAGCTCTTGAAAACAATGCAATTTCATTCTGATCCTTAAAAGTTCTAATATAAGACAATATACAGAATTCAATTTCTTCCCAAGGAAGCCTATCATAAGTCGACTTAAGTAATCTCTTAAGCGTAAAAATTTGCTTAGCTATAAATGTCAAATTTCCTATAAACAATTCATCCTTATCTTTGCATGTTTCCAAAGAATTTATAAGTTGTATCATAAATT comes from the Coccinella septempunctata chromosome 2, icCocSept1.1, whole genome shotgun sequence genome and includes:
- the LOC123308329 gene encoding rabankyrin-5-like, translating into MEVNKYKQIYIAASKNNVKQLNCLLEQEIEDGNLDDLLSKVCMELELNRVHLSDDIKQILERKLMSLRFFHKQSKFYLNSQEVRDHIQFMIQLINSLETCKDKDELFIGNLTFIAKQIFTLKRLLKSTYDRLPWEEIEFCILSYIRTFKDQNEIALFSRAILSKSNLITYLESFGKHLENLLNYVLIMRPQELSRLPNLKRDEVVEDIIDKYPEFKSLYDDHERIRDIHSLNIMLNYVELVRSIGLGEKNGIFILMRALQVIGEHLKNTLKSPKLTQTIINYLFTFFSQSTRNLVIKLRNTLAHRCLSKHVELFENIESNFFSGIKNDIEKLGGQIGYILSKYKMKVVIELGDKFLNTNDEKVMKEVASVMKNFGTGKVLREDLSELKNNDITRLKDLIDQYRCKIKGKCVYSEILFEAIDQSFKNVQIGAPTDYGSALLLFHSLYEKFYMMIGSSHNKSSYISSMKYSLKHNLKTLSPQIESFKLCETAEMIISIHSLSSESQEDEVWELFYKIIYIIKFEVNSIQWTEKFGRKIKKRDMEVETFNSENSEEVTKMKKQEKFNQLREIFDGVTYTQFKSNKKLQAVVEIFLLDLIPMLKYDHFKAKYFLNDNYPSLTGVDLRNHLAHNNVIVEVLLDSTSAIFLFVEKLLEVEGKSDDLNLTEVQYFNLSRMKNSYATTVDILNRKHNMFVALKENNFDAFSECIKEGADIRSRDTDLSTCLHFAMRRPKTIKLTKFLLKEGLSTFKMKNLENQSPLHIAVTKTNLEVVEFLLKNFDTDINEIDSFQRTPAHLAAFSGNEHILNSLWNHGADFTKKDYLHLTPLQYAALSGKPSAVQFFFNKDLFYKLDEAFGGFTTLYIAAEEGLVEIVNYLLSKNVKVDAKNDVGVTPVQRAALNGHLETVKALIRAGADVNSSNMNGNCALEWACETGREEIVKVLIQNGADVNVRDYANNFAPINYLAKHGYIGILRIFLENGADVNVTTKDGLTPLLYAVEGRHLEIVDLLMQQDGIEVNRSNIHGTTPLHGASMNGDVEIVRLLIMKGADLDCRNLEGMTPLHFACKHGHEAVVDLLIEHGVSIHAETSIRQWLPLHMAAESGNENIMIKLIRKGSQINATTSKGANCLHIAVRNGRNILDLLIRFGVDIHAKTKDRGFTPLHEAVIANSLQMVKCLLNAGAHIDDQDNAGNTPIHLAIERDSNEISVFLFKNGARIDLSNKMDKTPFLSAVKYNRATLIQMFLSSRLIQDELIFKDINNAIFEGNTNVVRLLLKHAPHLDLSVYWDEDQNTPLHIASMFGRVDVVEMLLGRGVVVDSKNVYGITPLFSAASRGFDEIVEMLLKKGATINPQDRDGSTPLHLVSETNYERMVEFLLNHGADVNVLDNKNRLPIELAVSEGRITSVKLFLEKNKSFLNRRVNQNFSLLHIATQFGHKEIVKFLLDEGADMHLTNDKGSKAIHIAAREGFTDIIDVFLEKGMDLDVRGAANQSMLHYAASTGRLEVVKYLVERGCDVNTVNEGGISALNVAANQGHMEVVKYLLNKGAIYIMV